A region of the Clupea harengus chromosome 7, Ch_v2.0.2, whole genome shotgun sequence genome:
CCTGATACACAAGAATATGATTGCTCTGGGGCCATCATCTCATAACAGTCTGTTACCTAATATGATATCATAATTGGAGGTAATGGGGACAGACAAAACAGTGAGCCTAAGGACACTTTGATTTGTTACAGTGCTGACATagcaaatgtatattgtatAGGAATGCATTTCCTATTTCCACTGAAACCATCACATTATGGGATCAGGAAATGATTTTCAAAGTGTGACTTCTTCATTTGGCACACACATTTATCAAAATAAAGTAATGGTAAGGCACACATTTTACCAGTACCAGCTCTCCCAGGGAATCAAAGCTGTGACCCTGACAGCCTACACAGCAAATTACTGACAAGTTATGGCATTTTCTTTCTATGTTTAATTTCTGTCTGGAGATCCATGATGACTTACTGCATGCAGACAGGTGGCAAACACTCAGATTGTAGATGACCGTTGGGCAAACGCAGCGCAGGAAGCTGAAAGCCATGAGTCAGGGAGAGGGGCATATCCAACTCCAGCCCTGGGTACAGCCTAAGGGGTACTGAGAGAGGAGACGGCATAGATGTAGAGCCACCCAGTGAGTGTTCATATATACCACATGACAGGAGACACTTTATTGTGAGTTTTGGAGAATAGTTTTAGAGTACATAGTGAAATCTGTTTACATTTGTACACATTGTACTCATTCAATAATCACAAGACTTGGATCAATGAAGTAAGACACTGAAACAGCAGAGTGAGCTGCTTCATCTTCACCATGCAACACTAACTAAATGGTGATAACTTAGTACGGAACAGGGTAGTATGTTGGAGTTGACACTGTGTTACTGCAACTATGATGTTTGCTAAAAAGAGACAGGAAGAATACCAACCTGGAGTCTTTGGGTCTAATGGGGTGAGAGGGTCCAAGCTGGTGCCAGGAGTGTCAGGTGCTCTAAAAGGATGCATTTCCTGTAGGCCAGCTGGGGTCACTGTAAGAACAGGGACAACGCTAGCAGGGCTCTAACAGAACTGTTGATAAACTCATTCCCGTAGCTAAAGTTGAGGTTTCCAGGTAGCTCACCTTTTTTAAGCATCTCTACACACGAGACCTGGTCTCCATCAGGCTCTTGTTTTACTTGTAGAGTATTAGAGAGGTATGCTAGAGAAGTGTTGAAGGAGGCTTTGTGCATGGTACAGGATTCCACTTCAAGCAAcattaaggactgaaacacgTGTAAGATGTAAAACATCAAACAACATTATGGACAGTGAAACACGTATAAAACCAGACAGCAACATTAAGGACAGTGAAACACGTATAAAACCAGACAGCAACATTAAGGACAGTGAAACACATGTAAGATGTAAGACATTTTAAGTTCTTACGAAAATCATGTTGTGATTAAACAACCCGCTTGAGCATTTCACAATAgaccttttttttaaatacctcTTCATCCTGAGGTGACACCTTGCTAAACTCCTCTATGACACTTGACCCCATCTGAGAGCTGTCTGCATTACCACATGAACTGACATCATAGGGCACACATCTCCTTTGTAAATGAGAAATATTTACGCCgtcagagggggaaaaaacatttgGCTACAATTAAATGCATCAGTAACTATCTGTGTAGACAAATGTACTGCTCCTCTGTACCCGAAAATCCTATCCTCAGACAGGGAACCTCCCATTAGGATTTGTAGGGGGTCCGGTACCAACACAGCTTTCAACCGGCTCAGTTTGGCCCGTAAAGGCGGCATGTTCTTCCTGAACTGGTGTAGGGGGGAGCTAACCAGCAACTCCTCAAGTTGAAGCTCTAAGATAAACGTGTGATATTCTACAGTCACTAGAgtgtcaatatatatatacaacatatacatatacatttcagAATGTATTTTGAACATTTGGAATCACCTTGGATATCTTTGGCTAAGAGCAATGACTGTCATGCTATGCTATGGACTATCCCTGTACATTTTCACACTTCCACAAAAGAGTTGTAACTCACTATTACACTACTGTCAAACTACGACATAAATACCAACCTTCATGACCCACACTCATGGTGTTTCCTGGCGCCCTGGTAAAGTCGTCTACCAGGGATACACCagcttcactctttctctgggTGACCAGCCAAAGGGCCTCCTCTGCCTCGGGATAGGCCTGGGAAGCAGGATTGGAGCTGGGGACTATCTCCAAAGCTTCCTCTTTATTCAGGTGGTCAGTAGCACTCATTCTTATTTTGCAACATTAATTTAAaggaaaaaatacatatattagGTATACATTACATTTTGCATTATTATGTATAAAAAAATGCAATGAATGTAATTTTAGAAGTTCCTCATACTTTTCCAGAGAATCCATAGAAAGTGTTTTAGACTTTAGGTCTTCCATTATTGATCCGTTCATGTTCAGACTGCTGGTGGAAATTATGTTTCCTGTCATAGACAAGTGCAACCCATCAATTCCAATTCAGTTGTCAATTTTGCTATACAGCAATGACATGACATAACACAATAGAAGAAATCCTTAGAAGCTGGTATTAAACCTCCTCAAATCTAACCTCGAAACCATGGCTTTCGATAAGCATCATCAGGTAGAGTACCACTGTGAGGATAGGTTTCGTCTATGTTGATGTTGTAGTAAGGCATTGGCAGAAGCAGGCAACTTAATGTCAATTTACGCCTAGCTGTGGCCTGTTCAAAATAAGAAGTAGCATTACAGGCGAATTTCACAGCCAGGCAGTGGTTTATGATATTGAATGaataatctttaaaaaaaaaacgatcgtACCTCAAATACATAGTCAATTGACTTGTACTTAACGATTGAAAACATCTTGTTTTGCTGGCAGGTCATTCGATGGTATGGTCACTTTTCCATCTATGAAGGTGAGCAAAATTTGAGTCAGCTATCGTTATCCTACATCGCTAAATCAGAGAAGGGTATCCTCATTAGTCTGAAAATTTTGCTTTTTGATTCACTTACATATTAATGGTTGATCGACTTTCTACCTGGTTCTGACGAACGAATCCGTTTTTAGAGAACAAACGTCTCCTGTTGGCTAGTTTGCTGTGATGATAGCAGATGATAGCTACCAGAAGACAGCAATGGGGTTAGTTAGCGCAAATGGTTGCTAGCCATGCTAGCTATCTTTCTTTAATCAAATCGGCACGTCCTGTGTATGGCTACGAGACTGGCTAAACCGTTCAACACAAAATAAGTCCCAGTACCAACCCCAACCTAGTGAGCTTCACAACCTAGATTTACACCGTATGCAATGTAGTTATAATTTTGCATCTTTACAAGGTAAGAATGATTGTCTAATCTATCACTCTGAAGTGCAGCACTGACTCCCTCCGTGCGCTCGTGATGGTCAGTAGCCTTTAGCTtttgctttgttgtgtgtgtgttaggggggaaCGTTACAGAACGGAACGGAATGGACCCCGGGATCCtaaacaagctagctagctagcttagtTGTTAATAAAACGGCATGAACATTATATGGACTGGTCACCCAGAGAGaagttaaaatgtttaaatatttgaaaCCAGAGCTCTGATCATATCAAATAAAAGTGGTTAAACTGCTAAACTATTTAAGTGTAATGAAAAGCTATGCAATAGCTGATGGGCATCTGTTTAATAAAAGTTAACTTGCAGGAAATATGTGAGTGTTTCAATATTTGCAcaatgggggtgggggcaatTTTTCTCAGACAAGGGGTGTCTGtcatgaaaagtttgggaaccactacTGTACTGGATTACTGAGATATCCAGATAAACATGTTGAATAACATCAGGAAACACCTGCATCACTGGGTTAAAATGTAAGAGATAAAGAGCTATTTCAATCGATTTTAGTAAAACAAGATTACTGTGACAGAATGCAAAGTGTTCAATTGAAGACAGTAATACAACATCTGTTTGATTTTTTATTgtaattttatttaaaaatgcatttacAAACTTTTAAAATGGACATCAATGTAAAACATGAGGTCTTAATTCAGGGTATTGGCTATCAATTCTTGACATAtctgaaagacaaagacagtaGAATAGATTATACATGGTTAAGTTAAGTGATTATACATTGGTCCACTGTAATGTAGCCTAGAGTACGGTGATGTACTACACATACCCGGTATAAAAAAATCCTATTAGAACAACACAGCCAATGACTGCAATGGTTCCAGCAGCCACAACAGCTGACATTCTCATCCTGTATGATGTCCCTGAAAAGAATGCCATTTATAAAGAGACGTTTTCAACAACAAAGCAACATTACTTAGGTTACATGACATGCATTATTAGTTCCAGTTCAGAGCACAAGGTAATACAGAAACTAAAGCCTCTCACCTCTTGCCTTTGCCCATATGACACATGAGTGTTTACTGTTCTGGAGATGTCACAAAAAAAGATTGATTAGGCTTTTTTAAGACAGTCATCACTGCTTCTCAAACCAAGGAATGTAACATAATTTCAACACTGTTATATGAAATATTAGGCTTATCTTGATTAGCCTAATAATCGAAAGACAGTCCAAATGCACTATAATCAGACTATAATAAGACATCTATACgctgtgtactgtgttgtgCTGTCTTCCATATATACTCAGATGCCCCCCTCCCCAATTGCCATTGCATAATTTGCACTCTTTTATGACTATAAGGGATTACTTCAGGCTTTATCTCTTACCTGTCCCCACTGGCACACAGTCCTCAATATGATGTAGTAATCTTTTCCATTCTCCAAAGGAGCATTATAAAAACCCCCATAGTGTTGTTCATCCCCAACAGTGAAGTTCAGCTCTTTCCCAACATCTCTGACTTGGATCTGGGCTGCTACatattcaccatggcaactgctGTCTTTGGGGAAATGTGGACTTCTGGGGGAGTTGCAGTCAAACACCAGAGTGCCCTCTACTGGTAGCACAAACACCTCATACAGGCTGTAAAACAAGCATGGTAAAGAACATGACACACATTTGCTATTAAAATGAATGTAGTATATTTTTAGTTGATATGTGATTGAATTCTTACCAGATTGGGTCCAGGGTGTGGACAGACCTATGCAACCAAAGAGTTGGCACTGGTCCCTCAACGTCCCTAAACATTACCTCTGGGACTGGGGCAGCTATGAAGAGAGTGCGACAACCAGAGAAAATCACATTTACAGAGCAGATACACCAGTATACATCACAGTCAATGCAGGTAATTAATGGGTGCTCCTGGTCTTGATGGTCAGCCCTTGATCTTGATCCTTGATCTAAATGTGACTTTACTGCAGCTAAGCAACAGGAGCACCTAATAAACAACCAAATGAGAATGCCTCAAGCAATGGTTTGGGTTACCTTGGATGGTGGTGttggttgtgatgttgatgGAGGAGCTGGCTAACACAGCAGTGATGCTGATGGTGTAGTTTGTAGCCGGCAGCAGTTTCAAGCAGACCTGAGGCCTGAAATCTGTAGAGTTGAAGGCATTCCTCCTTGTATCAACAAATGACTTTTGATAGTCTCTACGGCCAACAAGTACAACCTGTGTAAAAATATTGGAATGACAGTGCAGGGTAATGTGAGGATATTTGACCCAAAAAAATCTATCCTTGTGCATGATAAGCAACTGCTTAGATCGATTTATTCCTTCAAAACGTTTGGGAGAAAATGTTTTAAAGGTTAAATATTGAATAGcaatatattttaataaaacTTACTTTGTAATCCTCCTTTTTGCCATCAGAGACCCAGCGTAGACATCTTTCATTGAACACTTCTAAGTGACTGATTCCATGCCTAATTTCTGTAAAAGAATGACTCCACGTAAATCAAACCATGTTTCATTGATGATTTAATGTAATGATCTTGAGCCAAGAAGGGACAATAACTCTGCTCAAGACTTTCTATGGTAACCTTACCACAGTTAAACATCACATCAGTTAATGGCAAAAGCACTCAAATTAGCGCATACACCAAACAATACAAATCATAACCACGACAGTGATCCACACATtcttgctagtgtgtgtgtctgtgtgtttgcattccaCACACAGGAAAATTAATTCTCACCTCTGCACTGCATTGTTGCAGCCTGCCACCTCCCGTCTGCCCCACACATGGACATGTTGATTCCGCTCTGGCTGTAGTATCCATCCACACAGCGATGAATGGCCGTACTCTCATTATCCCACACCAGCTCTGCGTTGGCTATCTCAGGTACATGGCCACATCTCGCTGCAGGGCACAGACAGGGTTTTAAAATGGCGCATCAGACACTATTTGACATAAAGATGGCGCCTCCTTCCACCTCCACTGCCACCACCTGTTTTTGGCAAAGCAATTTGCAATTTGGTTTTTATCAAAGCAATTgtgttattttgacattttttgaAAACGGCTCAAACAGGAAGCCTAACACCACTTAACATCTATATTTTTGCAGAGAAGTTTGGGCATTCATGAAAGGCAATTTCCAGCAGTAAATGGTCCTAGATAgtgaaaagaaacacaaaaactaGAGCCAGTGGAGTTTATGTACCAATACCTGTGCAAACTACATTAGGGGGACTCCATACACCATCAACCGTACAAACTGAGATATTTTCAGGTCCTGCATTATAGTATCCAACATCACACTCATAAAACACTTTGGCTCCCATCTGGCTGGCTTTAGTCCACAACATACGAGAGTGTGGCCAGGCCGTGGGAGCACCACAGTCAATCTCTGTGGGGGAAAAATACAAGTAAAATGCATTTGGACATGACTAAGACTAATATTTTCATAATTTTATAGCGAGGTGAAGCTCAGGATactgtgtttacagtgtgtgtgtaatgacataTAACCCACTGCAATATCAGGGGATGCCAAAAGAAATCGACAGAATATTAGTCTGTACCTTTGCATGTTACTGAGGCAATATCCCACTCTCCACTGGATGTACAAGTAGAAAAGCTTCGCAGCCCTTCCTGGTTATAGCCATCTTTACATGTATATTGAACCACACTCCCCAGTCCACTTGTGTTGTCCCATTGCATGTTAGTATGTTGTATGACAGGAGGTGGACCACAACTGATTTCTGCTTGGTGAAACCAGGAAAGGGGTTATGCAAGTGCCTTGAGGGTATCTATATATGATTGCTGTGTGTAAATCATTTTAATGAATTTAATCTAATTGGTCAGGAAACAATGGGATAAGCAGAACAGGCTGATCCTGTATCACCTTGACATATCACAGATGCTTCCTGCCACAGTCCGTTTATGATGCACACTGAGACATTTCCATGTCCCACGTTGTGGTATCCAACTTCACACTCATAAAAGGCTTTACCGCCAAATGTAGAGTTTTGGTCCCATACTGTCTTTGAGTTAGGGATAGCAGGAGGATTTCCACATGATATCTCTGTCAGAACAATGGCAACATAGCAATGCTACATTATGCCTTATGGAGGAGTTATATAATGATCAAAAGAGAAATATAAACAAAGCTCATGAAGCAATACCTTGGCAAACTACATTAGGGGGACTCCATACACCATCAACCGTACAAACTGAGACATTTTCAGGTCCTGCATTATAGTATCCAACATCACACTCATAAAACACTTTGGCTCCCATCTGGCTGGCTTTAGTCCACAACATACAAGAGTGTGGCCAGACAGTGGGAACACCACAGTCAATCTCTGTGGGGGGAAAATACACATCAAATGTATCACTATGGGGACAAAAGTTGGTATTGGAATTgaattcaaaaagaaaaaaatgaactaaaacagaGGGATCGATGCCACAGATACACAGGCCACCACGGATACTTAATAAGAGTATATCACAGTCCTCTTCATAAGATACATCTACTTTCAATGACTTTTAGACCAGATCTAAAACAAATGTCCACAAAAGACTGTAAAAAAGAGACCAAGAGGAAGTGAAAACCGTTACCTTCACAAGTCACTGTTGGTTTTGTCCAATAACCGTCAGCAGAACATTCAGAAATATTTGTTCCCGTCACATAATAAAAGCCACCATTAC
Encoded here:
- the LOC116221215 gene encoding uncharacterized protein LOC116221215, translating into MYLRYDRFFFKDYSFNIINHCLAVKFACNATSYFEQATARRKLTLSCLLLPMPYYNINIDETYPHSGTLPDDAYRKPWFRGNIISTSSLNMNGSIMEDLKSKTLSMDSLEKMSATDHLNKEEALEIVPSSNPASQAYPEAEEALWLVTQRKSEAGVSLVDDFTRAPGNTMSVGHEELQLEELLVSSPLHQFRKNMPPLRAKLSRLKAVLVPDPLQILMGGSLSEDRIFGRCVPYDVSSCGNADSSQMGSSVIEEFSKVSPQDEESLMLLEVESCTMHKASFNTSLAYLSNTLQVKQEPDGDQVSCVEMLKKGELPGNLNFSYGNEFINSSVRALLALSLFLQ
- the susd1 gene encoding sushi domain-containing protein 1 isoform X2 produces the protein MALMGIEIIAITFLLHGMPSILKGTRVAGNVFDVCTTCHPNATCDKKTDGSGGFACNCVYGFVGNGRTHCEDKDECQIGANAICGDHTVCHNTHGSFYCTCLSGYAPTNNKAIFIPNDGTYCQDVDECQFQGICGEGGLCRNTDGDFECECQVGYRVQGGTLPFHPVREKAFCKAVDCGLPPSVQHAVQLSPLHTRYGSVISYGCQKGFLWREGDNSSVCAPEGKWRGPSLICEEVHCGEPPAFPHSSFVWDRNTRMGAEVRYECEGGFRHVGPASVAVCTAGGLWSRPSLQCEEIVCGKPPVVPNSQMLWNRHTSVGTNVFYECEEGYHKVGTGNISVCTENGLWSEVSFICKVVTCGDPPLLPHAGQVWNGSITVGSTVMYYCNGGFYYVTGTNISECSADGYWTKPTVTCEEIDCGVPTVWPHSCMLWTKASQMGAKVFYECDVGYYNAGPENVSVCTVDGVWSPPNVVCQEISCGNPPAIPNSKTVWDQNSTFGGKAFYECEVGYHNVGHGNVSVCIINGLWQEASVICQEISCGPPPVIQHTNMQWDNTSGLGSVVQYTCKDGYNQEGLRSFSTCTSSGEWDIASVTCKARCGHVPEIANAELVWDNESTAIHRCVDGYYSQSGINMSMCGADGRWQAATMQCREIRHGISHLEVFNERCLRWVSDGKKEDYKVVLVGRRDYQKSFVDTRRNAFNSTDFRPQVCLKLLPATNYTISITAVLASSSINITTNTTIQAAPVPEVMFRDVEGPVPTLWLHRSVHTLDPICLYEVFVLPVEGTLVFDCNSPRSPHFPKDSSCHGEYVAAQIQVRDVGKELNFTVGDEQHYGGFYNAPLENGKDYYIILRTVCQWGQNSKHSCVIWAKARGTSYRMRMSAVVAAGTIAVIGCVVLIGFFYTGYVKN
- the susd1 gene encoding sushi domain-containing protein 1 isoform X1 — encoded protein: MALMGIEIIAITFLLHGMPSILKGTRVAGNVFDVCTTCHPNATCDKKTDGSGGFACNCVYGFVGNGRTHCEDKDECQIGANAICGDHTVCHNTHGSFYCTCLSGYAPTNNKAIFIPNDGTYCQDVDECQFQGICGEGGLCRNTDGDFECECQVGYRVQGGTLPFHPVREKAFCKAVDCGLPPSVQHAVQLSPLHTRYGSVISYGCQKGFLWREGDNSSVCAPEGKWRGPSLICEEVHCGEPPAFPHSSFVWDRNTRMGAEVRYECEGGFRHVGPASVAVCTAGGLWSRPSLQCEEIVCGKPPVVPNSQMLWNRHTSVGTNVFYECEEGYHKVGTGNISVCTENGLWSEVSFICKVVTCGDPPLLPHAGQVWNGSITVGSTVMYYCNGGFYYVTGTNISECSADGYWTKPTVTCEEIDCGVPTVWPHSCMLWTKASQMGAKVFYECDVGYYNAGPENVSVCTVDGVWSPPNVVCQEISCGNPPAIPNSKTVWDQNSTFGGKAFYECEVGYHNVGHGNVSVCIINGLWQEASVICQEISCGPPPVIQHTNMQWDNTSGLGSVVQYTCKDGYNQEGLRSFSTCTSSGEWDIASVTCKEIDCGAPTAWPHSRMLWTKASQMGAKVFYECDVGYYNAGPENISVCTVDGVWSPPNVVCTARCGHVPEIANAELVWDNESTAIHRCVDGYYSQSGINMSMCGADGRWQAATMQCREIRHGISHLEVFNERCLRWVSDGKKEDYKVVLVGRRDYQKSFVDTRRNAFNSTDFRPQVCLKLLPATNYTISITAVLASSSINITTNTTIQAAPVPEVMFRDVEGPVPTLWLHRSVHTLDPICLYEVFVLPVEGTLVFDCNSPRSPHFPKDSSCHGEYVAAQIQVRDVGKELNFTVGDEQHYGGFYNAPLENGKDYYIILRTVCQWGQNSKHSCVIWAKARGTSYRMRMSAVVAAGTIAVIGCVVLIGFFYTGYVKN